The Streptomyces sp. WZ-12 genome segment CGGTGGACGTGCCCGAAGAACGACTCGAACCGGTTGTAGACGATCTTGACCGGCTTGTTGGTGCGCAGCGCGAGCAGGCACGCGTGGATCTGCATCGAGAGGTCCTCGCGACCGCCGAACGCGCCGCCGACGCCGGAGAGCGTCATCCGCACCTTGTCCTCGGGCAGGCCGAGCACCGGGGCGATCTGCTTGAGGTCGGAGTGCAGCCACTGGGTGGCGACGTACAGGTCGACGCCGCCGTCCTCGTCCGGCACGGCGAGGCCGGACTCCGGACCGAGGAACGCCTGGTCCTGCATGCCGAAGGTGTACTCGCCCTCGACGATCACGTCGGCCCGCTCGGCGGCCGCGGCCGCGTCGCCGCGCAGGATCGGCTGGCGGTGCACGATGTTCGGGTGCGGGACATGGCCGCTGTGGTGGTCGTCGCGGCCCTCGTGGACGAGGATCGCGTCCGGCGCCAGCGCGCTCGACTCGTCGGTGATGACGGGCAGTTCGCGGTACTCGACCTTGATCTTGGCGGCGGCGCGGCGCGCGGTCTCCGGGTGGTCGGCGGCGACCAGGGCGACCGGCTCGCCGTGGTGGCGGACCTTGCCGTGGGCCAGGACCGGGGTGTCCTGGATCTCCAGGCCGTAGTTCTTCACCTCGGTCGGCAGGTCCTCGTAGGTGAGGACCGCGTAGACGCCGGGGGTCGCGAGCGCCTCGCCGGTGTCGATGGAGACGATCTCGGCGTGCGCGACGGTGGAGCGCAGGATCTGGCCCCACAGCATGTCCTCGTGCCACATGTCGGACGAGTAGGCGAACTCACCGGTGACCTTCAGGGTGCCGTCGGGGCGGAGCGTGGACTCACCGATGCCGCCCTGGGTCTGCGAACCCTGGGTGACCTTGGACGGAATGCCGGTGGTGCGTGTGTCTGCCATGGCGTCAGACCCCCTCGGGCTCGGACTGGCGGGCCGCGGCCAGGCGCACCGCGTCCATGATCTTCTCGTAGCCCGTGCAGCGGCACAGGTTGCCCGACAGCGCCTCGCGGATGTCCGCGTCGCTGGGGTTCGGGGTGCGCTCCAGGAGCTCGTCGGAGGCGACCAGCAGGCCCGGCGTGCAGAAGCCGCACTGCACGGCGCCGGCATCGATGAACGCCTGCTGGATCGGGGCGAGTTGAGCGCCCTCGCCGGTCTGCGAGTCGGTGCCCTTGGCGGACCAGCCCTGGGCCTCCTGGAGGGCGGTGCCGCCGGCGCCGCCCTCCTCATGGCCGCCGCAGGCGCGGTTCTTGGCGAAGTCGGCGAGGCCCTCGACGGTGACGACGTCGCGGCCCTCGACCTGTCCGGCGGCCACCAGGCACGAACACACCGGCACCCCGTCGAGGCGGACCGTGCACGAACCGCACTCGCCCTGCTCGCAGGCGTTCTTGGACCCGGGGAGGCCGAGCCGCTCGCGCAGCACGTACAGCAGGGACTCGCCCTCCCACACGTCGTCGGCTTCCTGCTTGCGGCCGTTGACCGTGAAATTGACGCGCATTACGCGACGCCTCCCTTCGTAACGGTTCCCGTGCCCGTGCCGCGGTACGACTCCCAGGCCCAACCGAGCGTGCGGCGGGCCATGATGCCGACCGCGTGACGGCGGTACGAGGCGGTGCCGCGCACGTCGTCGATGGGGTTGCAGGCGGCGGAGCACAGGTCCGCGAACTGCTTGGCGACCGACGGGGTGATCACCTTGCCGTTGTCCCAGAACCCGCCCTCTTCGAGCGCGGCGTTGAGGAACGCCTCGGCCTCCTTGGCCCGGACGGGTGTGGGCGCGGCCGAGCCGATGCCGGTGCGGACGGTGCGGGTCTCGGGGTGCAGCGCGATGCCGAAGGCGCACACCGCGATGACCATGGCGTTGCGGGTGCCGACCTTGGAGAACTGCTGCGGGCCGTCGGCCTTGGGCAGGTGGACGGCGCGGATCAGCTCGTCGGCCTGGAGGGCGTTGCGCTTGACGCCGAGGTAGAACTCGTCGATCGGGATCATGCGCACGCCGCGCCCGGCCGACTCGACCTCGACCTCGCAGCCGGCGGCGAGCAGTGCGGGGTGCGCGTCACCGGCCGGCGAGGCGGTGCCGAGGTTGCCGCCGACGCCGCCGCGGTTGCGGATCTGCGGGGAGGCCACCGTGTGCGAGGCCAGGGCGAGGCCCGGCAGCTCGGCCCGCAGGTGCTCCATGATCGTGGTGTAGGGGACGGAGGCGCCCAGGCGTACGGTCTTCTCCCCGACCTCCCACTCGTCCAGGTCGCCGATCCGGTTCAGGTCGAGCAGGTACTCGGGGCGGCGGTGGTCGAAGTTGATCTCGACCATCACGTCCGTACCACCCGCGATGGGCACAGCGGTCGGGTGCTCTGCCTTGACGGCGAGCGCCTCCTCCCAACTGGCGGGGCGAAGGAAGTCCATCGTTGGCCTCTTCTGAGAAATTTGGGTCGTCCGCTGCTCATGGTCGGGACCTCGGGCCCTC includes the following:
- a CDS encoding (2Fe-2S)-binding protein → MRVNFTVNGRKQEADDVWEGESLLYVLRERLGLPGSKNACEQGECGSCTVRLDGVPVCSCLVAAGQVEGRDVVTVEGLADFAKNRACGGHEEGGAGGTALQEAQGWSAKGTDSQTGEGAQLAPIQQAFIDAGAVQCGFCTPGLLVASDELLERTPNPSDADIREALSGNLCRCTGYEKIMDAVRLAAARQSEPEGV
- a CDS encoding FAD binding domain-containing protein; the protein is MDFLRPASWEEALAVKAEHPTAVPIAGGTDVMVEINFDHRRPEYLLDLNRIGDLDEWEVGEKTVRLGASVPYTTIMEHLRAELPGLALASHTVASPQIRNRGGVGGNLGTASPAGDAHPALLAAGCEVEVESAGRGVRMIPIDEFYLGVKRNALQADELIRAVHLPKADGPQQFSKVGTRNAMVIAVCAFGIALHPETRTVRTGIGSAAPTPVRAKEAEAFLNAALEEGGFWDNGKVITPSVAKQFADLCSAACNPIDDVRGTASYRRHAVGIMARRTLGWAWESYRGTGTGTVTKGGVA